The Verrucomicrobiota bacterium genome segment GCCGCGAACAACCGGACGCTGACGGTAAACACGGCGGGCGCGACGACCTTTGGCGGGACGGTGGGCGGCAGTCAGGCGCTTGCGAGTTTGACGACGGATGCGGCGGGGACGGTAAGTGTGAAGGACGTAACCGTGGGTACCCTGACACTGAATGATACGGCGGCCACTTTGAATGGCACGATTACGACCACGGCGGATCAAACCTATGCCAATCCGGTGACCCTGGCAGGTGCGACGGTGCTGGTGGGGCCGAATGTAACGATTAACGGCACGGTAACCGGTGGGAATAACAATTTGACGGTGAACGCCTCGGGTGCAACAACAATCAATGGCGCAGTGAGCGGAGTGAATGCGTTGACGACGGATGCCGCCGGGACTGTGGTGGTGAACAATACGATCAGTGCCGGTTCGGTGACGCTGAATGATGCGGCGACGCTGAATGTGGCGAGTCCGTCCACAGTGATCACGACGACCGGTGACCAGACCTACAATGGCACGGTAACTTTGGCGCAGGACACCACGTTGTCTGGTGCCAACGTGACGTTGAATAACACGCTCGCTGGTGGCAGCAAGAACTTGACGGTGAATGCCTCTGGCACCACGACGTTCAATGGCGCGGTTAGCGGCGTGAATGCGTTGACGACGGATGCTGCGGGGAGCACGGTGATTAATGGTGGTGCGGTGACCACCACGGGTGCGCAGACGTACAATGACGCCGTGACGTTGGGGGCCAATACGGTGGTGGCGAGCACGGGCAGTGGAAATATCAATTTTGCCAGTACGGTGAACGCGGATGCCGCCGCGAACAACCGGACGCTGACGGTAAACACGGCGGGCGCGACGACCTTTGGCGGGACGGTGGGCGGCAGTCAGGCGCTTGCGAGTTTGACGACGGATGCGGCGGGGACGGTAAGTGTGAAGGACGTAACCGTGGGTACCCTGACACTGAATGATACGGCGGCCACTTTGAATGGCACGATTACGACCACGGCGGATCAAACCTATGCCAATCCGGTGACCCTGGCAGGTGCGACGGTGCTGGTGGGGCCGAATGTAACGATTAACGGCACGGTAACCGGTGGGAATAACAATTTGACGGTGAACGCCTCGGGTGCAACAACAATCAATGGCGCAGTGAGCGGAGTGAATGCGTTGACGACGGACGCCGCCGGGACTGTGGTGGTGAACAATACGATCAGCGCGGGATCGGTGACGCTGAATGATACGACGACCTTGAATGGTGGCGCGGTGACGACCACGGCTGACCAGACCTACAATGGCGCCGTGACTTTGGCGCAAGACACGACCCTCACCGGAGTGAATGTGACGCTGAACAACACCGTGGCTGGTGCTGGCAAGAACCTGTTCGTGAACGCCAGCGGTGCCACAACTGTGAACGGTGCGGTGAGTGGCTTGAACGCGCTGATAACGGATGCGCCCGGAACGGTGGTGCTGAACAATACGGTCAGTGCCGGTTTAGTGGCGCTGTATGATTCAACGACGTTGAATGTGAGTGGCACAGCGATTACCACGGTTGGGGATCAATACTTGTATGGCGCGGTGACGCTGGCGCAGGATACGACGTTGGTCGGAGCCAATGTGAGCTTCAACAACACCGTGGCTGGCGCTGGCAAGAACCTGACGGTGAACGCCAGTGGTGCGACAACGTTTGGCGGCGTGGTGAGTGGCGTGGGCGCGTTGACGACGGACGCGGCGGGCACCGTGGCACTGAATGCGGCTGTGAGCGCCGGTTCGGTGGCGTTGAATGATGCAACCACGTTGAACGGTGGCACAGTGACGACCACGGCTGACCAGCACTACAATGGCGCGGTGACGTTGGCACAAGACACGACTCTCAACGGAGTGAATGTGACGCTGAACAACACGGTGGCTGGCGCTGGCAAGAACCTGACGGTGAACGCGAGTGGCGCGACGACGCTGAATGGCGCGGTGAGCGGCGTGAATGCCCTGACGACGGATACCGCCGGAACCACGGTGGTGAATAATAGCCTTGCAGCCAACTCGGTGACCTTGCATGACGCGGTCACGTTAAACAACGGCGGCGTGACCACTACCGGTAATCAGACGTTTGATGGCAGTTTGACGCTGGCCCAGAATACGACGCTGACGGGCGTGGATGTGCTGGTCAAGAATGTGACGGGTGGCGGCAACAACCTGACCTTGAATTCCTCGGGAGTGGCGACGGTGGACGGAGCAACAGGCGTGAATACGCTGGTGTCTGATGCTGCTGGCACCGTGGTGGTAAAGGGGCCGGTGACGGTGGGCACCCTGACACTGAATGATACGGCGGCCACGCTGAGTGGCACGATTACGACCACGGCGGATCAAACCTACGCCAATCCGGTGACCTTGGCTGGCGCGACCGTACTAGTGGGGCCGAATGTAACGTTAAACGGCACGGTGACCGGTGGTAATAACGATTTGACGGTGAACGCGAGCGGCGCAACGACGGTCAATGGCGCAGTGAGCGGTGTGAATGCCCTGACGACGGATGCCGCCGGAACCACGGTGGTGAATAATACAATCAGCGCTGGCTCAGTGACCCTACATGACGCGGTCACCATGAACGTGAGTTCTTCTCCGGCGGTGACGACTACCGGCAATCAAACCTATGATGGCGGGTTAACATTGTCGCAAAATACGGCCCTGACTGGCGTGGATGTATCGGTGAAGAATGTGACGGGTGGCGGCAACAACCTGACCTTGAATTCCTCGGGAGTGGCGACGGTGGACGGAGCAACAGGCGTGAATACGCTGGTGTCTGATGCTGCTGGCACCGTGGTGGTAAAGGGGCCGGTGACGGTGGGCACCCTGACACTGAATGATACGGCGGCCACGCTGAGTGGCACGATCACGACCTCGGCGGGCCAAACCTATGCCAATCCGGTGACCCTGGCTGGCGCGACCGTACTGGTGGGACCGAATGTGACGTTGAACGGCACGGTGACCGGTGGTAATAACAATTTGACGGTGAACTCGGCAGGCGCAACGACGCTGAATGGTGCGGTGAGCGGCGTAAATGCCCTGACGACGGATGCGGCTGGCACGGTGGTGGTGAATAATACCATCAGTGCTTCCTCAGTCGCGTTAAATGATGCAGCGACCTTGAACGGTGGCACGGTGACCACGACTGGTAATCAGACGTACAATGGCGCAGTGACCTTGGGGTCAGACACGACACTGAATGGAGCAAATGTGTCCTTGAACAGCACAGTCACTGGCGGCAACAGGAGTTTGACGGTGAACGCAGCAGGCGCGACGACGTTTGGCGGCGCGGTGAGTGGGGTAAATACGCTGACGACGGACGCAGCGGGGACCGTGGCATTGAATGCGTCGGTGAGCGCTGCAACGGTGGTTTTGAATGACGCGGCAACTCTAAATGGTTCTACGGTGACGACGACCGGGAATCAGACCTATAATGGCGCGGTGACTTTGGCGCAAGACACGACCCTGA includes the following:
- a CDS encoding filamentous hemagglutinin N-terminal domain-containing protein, giving the protein MTVVGVPNTLPTGGVINIGTGTIPAPVAGVLTITQTSTRLTINWTDFNIAAGNKVTFVQPAGGAVLNRVVAANPSSIYGTLEGNASVYLINPYGILVGASGQININNFVASTHDITDAAWDTALQNGTKLTFASSATTTIENRGTIAGTGVGSQVYLIARQVVNKGTITADQVGLAAGTSIELVPSGDERLTVVAGAVTAGTGVDNTAAGVIEAATTELKAAGGNAYALAINNGGAIRATKFGVVNGRVFLRATDTTSGLNGDITQDSGATLTAKNGGDSVDATITGKIVTLTGDIDAGTAGTISLDNSGAVSGTGVLSADTLTLNGAGNFGSSPSRINTAVNTISYAKSGGSAYILDSGAVNVHGTGTGNLDLAVASGVITVDAALAANNLLLRQAANLNADVTTTGIQFYQGAVNLGGNRILTGTDISFVSTLTGNGHNLTVNNSGQADFAGKVDGVGALVVSGSANADETIGSITPLGSVAFNGGITLAKGVVRTTGDQTINGVTLGANTTFTGANITLRNVTGGNKNLTVNGSGVTTFNGTLTGVNGLVTDAAGSTVVNGSLNAGSVAIHDAATMNVSASPAVTTTGNQTYDGGLTLSQNTVLTGVDVLVTTVTGGGKNLTVNASGATTINGAVSGVNALTTDAAGTVAVNSTISAGSVTLNDAATLNGGAVTTTAGQTYNGTVTLAQNTTLSGANVTLNTITGAGKNLTVNASGATTFNGVVSGVNALTTDAAGSTVINGGAVTTTGAQTYNDAVTLGANTVVASTGSGNINFASTVNADAAANNRTLTVNTAGATTFGGTVGGSQALASLTTDAAGTVSVKDVTVGTLTLNDTAATLNGTITTTADQTYANPVTLAGATVLVGPNVTINGTVTGGNNNLTVNASGATTINGAVSGVNALTTDAAGTVVVNNTISAGSVTLNDAATLNVASPSTVITTTGDQTYNGTVTLAQDTTLSGANVTLNNTLAGGSKNLTVNASGTTTFNGAVSGVNALTTDAAGSTVINGGAVTTTGAQTYNDAVTLGANTVVASTGSGNINFASTVNADAAANNRTLTVNTAGATTFGGTVGGSQALASLTTDAAGTVSVKDVTVGTLTLNDTAATLNGTITTTADQTYANPVTLAGATVLVGPNVTINGTVTGGNNNLTVNASGATTINGAVSGVNALTTDAAGTVVVNNTISAGSVTLNDTTTLNGGAVTTTADQTYNGAVTLAQDTTLTGVNVTLNNTVAGAGKNLFVNASGATTVNGAVSGLNALITDAPGTVVLNNTVSAGLVALYDSTTLNVSGTAITTVGDQYLYGAVTLAQDTTLVGANVSFNNTVAGAGKNLTVNASGATTFGGVVSGVGALTTDAAGTVALNAAVSAGSVALNDATTLNGGTVTTTADQHYNGAVTLAQDTTLNGVNVTLNNTVAGAGKNLTVNASGATTLNGAVSGVNALTTDTAGTTVVNNSLAANSVTLHDAVTLNNGGVTTTGNQTFDGSLTLAQNTTLTGVDVLVKNVTGGGNNLTLNSSGVATVDGATGVNTLVSDAAGTVVVKGPVTVGTLTLNDTAATLSGTITTTADQTYANPVTLAGATVLVGPNVTLNGTVTGGNNDLTVNASGATTVNGAVSGVNALTTDAAGTTVVNNTISAGSVTLHDAVTMNVSSSPAVTTTGNQTYDGGLTLSQNTALTGVDVSVKNVTGGGNNLTLNSSGVATVDGATGVNTLVSDAAGTVVVKGPVTVGTLTLNDTAATLSGTITTSAGQTYANPVTLAGATVLVGPNVTLNGTVTGGNNNLTVNSAGATTLNGAVSGVNALTTDAAGTVVVNNTISASSVALNDAATLNGGTVTTTGNQTYNGAVTLGSDTTLNGANVSLNSTVTGGNRSLTVNAAGATTFGGAVSGVNTLTTDAAGTVALNASVSAATVVLNDAATLNGSTVTTTGNQTYNGAVTLAQDTTLTGVNVTVNNTVTGGNKNLTVNASGATTFGGVVSGVNALTTDAAGTVTLDASVSAGSVDLKDAATLNGSTVTTTGNQLYEGTVALAKDTTLTGANVTLKKAVTGGSKNLTVNASGATTFDGTVTGVNALTTDAPGTVVVNNNISATSVTLKDDATLNVSGTAITTTGNQDYQGKVDLSQNTTLTGANVKFEKGVVGPASVLTVNANTTFVGDSTAVYSLSALRIKGKANFGVTSSDPGTVTITTIGDQNYDGGIQANVTAYLIGRIHYQGSITAASGPPPAFVYDNGVSVGAVGLQDILVAILPNVKLPTFEGAKVESTESAGARPAGVSTRSSEIDQEGKYKKKKQVASTR